The DNA window GGCGCCGGCAAGCTTGGCCCCGATCAGGCTGGCACCGGAAAGATCTCCGGTTATTCGCGCGCCGCTCAAATCGGCACCGCCAAGCTTGGCGCGTTGCATCTGCGTGCTGAGCAGCGATGTCTTGACGAGGGACGCCTCCGTCAAATCCGCGTCGATCAGCCAGGCTTGGTTCAGGATGGCCCGATCGAAGCGCGCGCCTCTCAGATCTGTCCGATTGAATCTTGCCAGGCGAAGATTGCTGCCGGAGAAGTCGAGGCCCGAGAGATCGAGGTGCGACAGCCGCTTTCCTTCCAAATCTGCAGAGCGTTGGTCCCCGGGGCCTTGAGGCGCCGCCTTGAGAAGCGCGTCGACCTCGGTGCGCGTCATCTCCGATGTCGACATTTCCGGACTGTTGAGGTCGACATAGCGCAGCAGATCCTGCGACACGGCGTCATAGGGATGAACCAGCAGCGCCGCCATCGACACAAGGGAAAATGCGAAACGAAACAGCATCGCGTTTCTCGGCCTGCGCAGCTTTAATTGTAGCACGAAAAATCGGCACCGTCTCCCGCAGATTTCGCGTTGGCTGCGCTGTTACGTTAACCCGTTGTGAGCTGGCGACACGCCAAACTCAATAAAAATGGCGCGGGTGACTGCTTCGTTCCAAACCAATCTCTTACTTAGAGTCAGGAACGAAAGTATCTGCTACGTAGTTTCTATCGACCGAACCAAACCGTATAATAGTGTGCGTATAAATCCAGCCACCCGGCACCCTGAAACGAAATATGGTTTCGTCATACTGGCCGGTGACATGATCTTTAAATACTTCTTCGTGGGTGTGGAGCTTTTGCTCAGGCATGAGCGTCTTTCGAATACCGCTGCAATAGCCACCAAAATCAAGCCGCGAGGCGGTTGACTTGCTCACCGTTCGATAGACGGCGGTTGTCCTCTCTTCAAGAGCTACCGTCAGCATACCGCAAAAGGGACGCACCGGCAATGCAGTGATGGATGCCAATCTCCGCGCGGCACATACACGAGAAAGATTCCTCCATTTGGTGCAAGCGTTTTTTTTCGAATAGGCTTCTTGGTGGTTGATACGGTCAACCTCAAACCGTTCCTGTGGTTGTCGCGGATGTTTCTAATCCAGTCGATTGATGAGGCGGCGGGCTTGTGCGTCGCGTATTCGGCTTCGTACCGACCGGTGGAGAAGTGTCGACCACAAACGGCGCAGGGAAATAAAACAGGAGTTCTGTCCATGATCGAGG is part of the Bradyrhizobium erythrophlei genome and encodes:
- a CDS encoding pentapeptide repeat-containing protein; protein product: MLFRFAFSLVSMAALLVHPYDAVSQDLLRYVDLNSPEMSTSEMTRTEVDALLKAAPQGPGDQRSADLEGKRLSHLDLSGLDFSGSNLRLARFNRTDLRGARFDRAILNQAWLIDADLTEASLVKTSLLSTQMQRAKLGGADLSGARITGDLSGASLIGAKLAGADLSADMRNQSMGLMRGVLKSADLRNADLSGANLSRANLEFAKLQNANLANCNLNHADLAGADLSNANLAGADFTETDLESTLLPSAAALAEARNLDKAWNLNLARRPP